Proteins encoded by one window of Sphaerodactylus townsendi isolate TG3544 linkage group LG04, MPM_Stown_v2.3, whole genome shotgun sequence:
- the LOC125432195 gene encoding gap junction beta-6 protein-like: protein MDWGSLQAILGGVNKHSTSIGKIWLTVLFIFRIMILVVAAEEVWGDEQDDFVCNTLQPGCKNVCYDHFFPISHIRLWALQLIFVSTPALLVAMHVAYRRHEKKKKFIKKEGNSEYKDLEEIRRQRFHIEGPLWWTYTTSILFRLIFEASFMYVFYYMYHGYHMPRLLKCSAWPCPNVVDCFVSRPTEKTVFTIFMIAVSAICILLNVTEFGYLVTKFCIKRSRRAAVTGHHPNNENKEESKQNEMNELISDSCQNTVTGFPSS, encoded by the coding sequence ATGGATTGGGGGTCACTTCAGGCCATTTTAGGGGGTGTAAACAAACATTCCACCAGCATTGGAAAGATCTGGCTGACTGTCCTATTCATCTTCCGTATTATGATCCTCGTTGTTGCTGCGGAGGAAGTCTGGGGTGACGAGCAAGATGATTTTGTCTGCAACACTCTGCAGCCAGGGTGCAAAAATGTCTGCTATGATCACTTTTTCCCCATTTCTCACATCAGACTCTGGGCCCTTCAGCTCATTTTTGTCTCCACTCCTGCTCTCTTGGTAGCCATGCATGTGGCATACAGAAgacatgaaaagaaaaagaagtttataaaGAAAGAGGGAAACAGCGAATATAAGGACTTAGAAGAAATAAGAAGGCAAAGATTTCACATTGAGGGCCCTCTGTGGTGGACATACACGACCAGCATCTTGTTCAGACTGATCTTTGAAGCTTCCTTCATGTATGTGTTTTACTACATGTATCATGGGTACCACATGCCACGCCTACTCAAATGCAGTGCTTGGCCTTGTCCAAACGTCGTGGACTGTTTTGTTTCCCGGCCCACTGAAAAGACTGTCTTCACCATTTTCATGATCGCAGTGTCTGCCATTTGCATTCTGTTAAACGTAACTGAATTTGGTTATTTGGTGACAAAGTTTTGTATTAAAAGGTCTAGAAGAGCAGCAGTCACTGGACATCACCCCAATAATGAGAACaaagaagaaagcaaacaaaacGAAATGAACGAGCTCATATCTGACAGCTGCCAGAACACAGTGACAGGATTTCCAAGCAGCTAA